A window of the Serratia sarumanii genome harbors these coding sequences:
- the fadE gene encoding acyl-CoA dehydrogenase FadE, which yields MMVLSIVVFLALLGVVFYHRVNLTLSSLILVAYTAAMGAIGLWSFWLLLPLAIVLLPLNLSSVRRSLLSAPALRAFRKVMPPMSTTEKEAIDAGTTWWEGDLFRGAPDWNKLHSYPKPRLTEEEQAFIDGPVEEACRMANDFQITHELADLPPELWAYLKEHRFFAMIIKKEYGGLEFSPYAQAMVLQKLAGVSGILAITVGVPNSLGPGELLQHYGTEEQKNHYLPGLARGDEIPCFALTSPEAGSDAGAIPDVGTVCMGEWQGKQVLGMRLTWNKRYITLAPVATVLGLAFKLHDPNRLLSDNESPGITCALIPTSTPGVEIGNRHFPLNVPFQNGPTRGTDVFVPIDYIIGGPKMAGQGWRMLVECLSVGRGITLPSNSTGSLKSIALATGAYAHIRRQFKISIGKMEGIEEPLARIAGNTYVMDAAASLITYALVQGEKPAVLSAIVKYHCTHRGQQSIVDAMDIAGGKGIMLGESNFLARAYQGAPIAITVEGANILTRTMMIFGQGAIRCHPYVLDEMAAAQSNDLNAFDKSLFGHLGHVGSNKVRSFWLGLTNGRTSATPTKDATRRYYQQLNRLSANLALLSDVSMGVLGGSLKRRERISARLGDILSQMYLASAVLKRFDDEGRQKEDLPLVHWGVQDSLHKAEQALDDLLRNFPNRFIAGALRFVVFPFGRVHTAPSDRLDHQLAKILQVPSATRSRLGRGQYLTPSEHNPIGLLEAALADVMAAEPIHERLCKAAGKNLPFTRLDRLAERALEEGKISADEARILVKAEESRLRSINVDDFAPDALAAAKPEKPAAQSKRQQQTEAA from the coding sequence ATGATGGTTCTTAGTATCGTCGTTTTCTTGGCTCTCCTCGGCGTGGTGTTCTACCACCGAGTGAACCTTACCCTCAGCAGCCTGATCCTGGTGGCGTACACCGCCGCCATGGGTGCGATCGGCCTGTGGAGCTTCTGGCTGTTGCTGCCGCTGGCTATCGTGCTGCTGCCGCTGAACCTTTCCTCTGTGCGCCGTTCCCTGCTCTCCGCGCCGGCGCTGCGCGCCTTCCGCAAGGTGATGCCGCCGATGTCCACCACCGAGAAGGAAGCGATCGACGCCGGCACCACCTGGTGGGAAGGCGATCTGTTCCGCGGCGCGCCGGACTGGAACAAGCTGCACAGCTACCCGAAACCGCGCCTGACGGAAGAAGAGCAGGCGTTTATCGACGGCCCGGTGGAAGAAGCCTGCCGCATGGCCAACGACTTCCAGATCACCCACGAACTGGCCGATCTGCCGCCTGAACTCTGGGCATACCTGAAAGAACACCGTTTCTTCGCGATGATCATCAAGAAAGAGTACGGCGGTCTGGAATTCTCTCCTTATGCTCAGGCGATGGTGCTGCAAAAACTGGCCGGCGTTTCCGGCATCCTGGCGATCACCGTCGGCGTGCCGAACTCCCTCGGCCCGGGCGAACTGCTGCAGCACTACGGTACCGAAGAACAGAAAAACCACTATCTGCCGGGCCTGGCGCGCGGCGACGAGATCCCTTGCTTCGCGCTGACCAGCCCGGAAGCGGGTTCCGATGCCGGCGCCATTCCGGACGTGGGCACCGTGTGCATGGGCGAATGGCAAGGCAAGCAGGTGCTGGGCATGCGCCTGACCTGGAACAAGCGCTACATCACGCTGGCGCCGGTCGCCACCGTACTGGGCCTGGCGTTCAAACTGCATGACCCGAACCGCCTGCTGAGCGACAACGAATCCCCGGGCATCACCTGCGCGCTGATCCCGACCAGCACGCCGGGCGTGGAAATCGGCAACCGCCACTTCCCGCTGAACGTGCCGTTCCAGAACGGCCCGACCCGCGGCACCGACGTGTTCGTCCCGATCGATTACATTATCGGCGGCCCGAAAATGGCCGGCCAGGGCTGGCGGATGCTGGTTGAGTGTCTGTCGGTAGGTCGCGGTATCACCCTGCCGTCCAACTCTACCGGCAGCCTGAAATCCATCGCCCTGGCGACCGGCGCCTACGCGCACATTCGCCGTCAGTTCAAGATCTCCATCGGCAAGATGGAAGGCATCGAAGAGCCGTTGGCGCGCATCGCCGGCAACACCTATGTGATGGACGCCGCCGCTTCGCTGATCACCTATGCGCTGGTGCAGGGCGAGAAGCCGGCCGTGCTGTCGGCCATCGTCAAATACCACTGTACGCACCGCGGCCAGCAGTCGATCGTTGACGCCATGGACATCGCCGGCGGTAAAGGCATCATGCTGGGCGAATCCAACTTCCTGGCTCGCGCCTATCAGGGCGCACCGATCGCCATCACGGTGGAAGGCGCGAACATCCTGACCCGCACCATGATGATCTTCGGCCAGGGCGCGATCCGCTGCCATCCTTATGTGCTGGATGAAATGGCGGCGGCGCAGAGCAACGATCTGAACGCCTTCGATAAATCGCTGTTCGGCCATCTGGGCCACGTCGGCAGCAACAAGGTACGCAGCTTCTGGCTGGGCCTGACCAACGGCCGCACCAGCGCCACGCCGACCAAGGACGCGACCCGTCGTTACTATCAGCAGTTGAACCGCCTGAGCGCCAACCTGGCGTTGCTGTCGGACGTTTCCATGGGCGTGCTGGGCGGCAGCCTGAAGCGCCGCGAGCGCATCTCCGCTCGCCTGGGGGACATCCTCAGCCAGATGTATTTGGCTTCCGCCGTGCTGAAACGCTTTGACGACGAAGGCCGTCAGAAAGAAGATCTGCCGCTGGTGCATTGGGGCGTGCAAGACAGCCTGCATAAAGCCGAACAGGCGCTGGATGACCTGCTGCGCAACTTCCCGAACCGCTTTATCGCCGGCGCGCTGCGCTTCGTGGTCTTCCCGTTTGGCCGCGTGCATACCGCACCGTCCGACCGTCTGGATCACCAGTTGGCCAAGATCCTGCAGGTGCCTTCCGCCACCCGCAGCCGTCTGGGGCGCGGTCAGTACCTGACGCCGAGCGAGCATAACCCAATCGGCCTGCTGGAAGCGGCGCTGGCCGACGTGATGGCCGCCGAGCCGATTCACGAGCGTCTGTGCAAGGCGGCCGGCAAAAATCTGCCGTTCACCCGCCTGGATCGTTTGGCGGAGCGCGCGCTGGAAGAAGGCAAGATCAGCGCCGATGAAGCGAGAATTCTGGTGAAAGCCGAAGAGAGCCGCCTGCGCTCCATCAACGTGGACGACTTTGCGCCGGATGCGCTGGCGGCCGCCAAGCCGGAAAAGCCGGCGGCGCAGTCTAAGCGCCAACAGCAGACCGAAGCGGCTTAG